A stretch of DNA from Curtobacterium sp. MCBD17_035:
CCGAGATCCACGAGGACCGCGCCGGAGGGGGCGATCCCGAGGTCGTCGAACACCGATGTCCAGGCCTGGACCGCTTCGGCGAAGGCCCGGTACGTCAGCACCCGGTCGGACCGGGCGTCCTCCAGGTAGTGGTGGTCCGGGTCGTCGGTTCCCCGACGTCGGATCAGGGCGGCGAGGGTGTCCGCTGACCTGCCCCCGGAGCCTTCCGGATGCCGGTCTCCGCTGACGTCGTCCACTCCACGTTGCACTCCCCCATGGTATTGCGGCTCCCTATGAACGTGCAGAGGCGCTGGATCCTCACCCCTGGGACGGCGTCGGTGCCGCGGAGCGCGTGGGGTTCGGCTCGTGGGTCTGCGGGAGCGGGACCCGCGTCAGCATCCAGTGCCACAGCGGGAGCATGCGCGGGGTCCCGTTCGCCTGGAGCGGAGTGGCGTCGTCGATGATGAGCGAGTGCGCCTGGTCGGGGTCACCGACGTCCAACCGGGTGAGGATCGCGTGCGGGTCGCCGGATGGAGGCCGCGTCGTCGTGACCGACGGGCCGTGCGGACCGTCGAGACCGAGCACGCGCCACGAGCCGCGGATGCGCGGCCCGAACACGTCACGCACGTCGTCGATCGCGTACTCGCGGGTGATCGGCGTGACACCCGGGCGGTCCATCCACGCCGCGTGCGCCGCCCCGTCGGACTCGACGGGCGACGAGAACATGAGCGCACCGAGCACCGGTCGGATGTGCGCGATGAAGGCCGCCTCGCCGCCGCCCTGGGAGTGGCCGGCCACCACGATGTGGTCCCAGGCGATGTGACCCGAACCGTCCACGAAGCGGTTCCATCCGCCCGCGGGGTCCGCGCTCGACAGGTGCGCCACGGCGTCCCGGAGGCGAGCGGTGATCGACCCGGCAGGTCCGACGTCGCTGAACTGGGAGGCATCGGTGCCGTCGAACCGGTTCCGCTGGACCTGCGTGTAGCAGCGGGGGTTGTTCTCGCACGTCCCGGACAGCGTCGTCCCGAGGTTCCAGTAGTCGAGGCCGAGCACGTTGTACCCGGCCTGGGACGCGACCGACAGGAACGTCCGGTAGTCCGCGGGGCGCGCCCGCGTGGCGGGCAGGAACAGCAGCAGGGGGCCGTCGCCGACCGATCGGGACGCGAAGTCCGTCGCGTTCGGCGTGAGGCGCTGCCCGTCGACGGCACCGATCCGGAACCGACGGAAGTCTTGCGTCTCCGCGGGCGGGCCGACGTGGCCGAGCGACCCCGACGGGCCCCGGGGAGCCTCGGCGGTGGCCTGCTGGTGCTCGGAGGCCGTGTCGACCACGACCACGACCGCGACCACGACGGTGACGGCGAGTACGACCACGAGCAGGGCATGGAGGGCGTGACGCGCGGCCGAGGACACGTGCGGGGACGTTACCGGACGTCGCCGCGCGCAGGCTGCTTGCTCCCTGACGGGTCAGAAGAACTACTCAGGTTGAAACGCGACGATGCGGTCCCACACCTCGTCCGCAGAGCGGATCGTGTCGGCTGGCGAACCGGTCGCGTCGACGACCAGGTCCGCGAGCGCGAGCCGCTCCTCGTCGCTCGCCTGTGCCGCGACCCGACGTTCCGCGTCCCCGCGCTCCATGCCACGGTGGCGCACCAGGCGCTCGATCCGGTCCGGAGCGGGCGCGTGCACGACGACCACGGTGTCGAAGCGGAGCGGCCGTCCCTCCTGGGCCTCGGCCAGCAGCGGCACGTCGTAGACCACCACGGCGTCGGGATCGGCCCGCTCGGCCTCGGCGAAGCGCTCCTTCGCGATGCGCCACACCTCGGGGTGGGTGATCGCGTTGAGGGCGGCGCGCGCCTCCGCGTCGCGGAAGACGACCGCGCCGAGGGCTGGGCGATCGAGGGACCCGTCCGGCGCGATCACCGACGGGCCGAACCGCTCACGGATCGCCGCGAGCCCCGGGCTCCCGGGCGCGACCGCCTCGCGCGCCAGGAGGTCGGCGTCCACGACCACCGCACCGCGCTCCGCCCAGCGCGC
This window harbors:
- the coaE gene encoding dephospho-CoA kinase, with amino-acid sequence MRIIGLTGGIAAGKSTVSARWAERGAVVVDADLLAREAVAPGSPGLAAIRERFGPSVIAPDGSLDRPALGAVVFRDAEARAALNAITHPEVWRIAKERFAEAERADPDAVVVYDVPLLAEAQEGRPLRFDTVVVVHAPAPDRIERLVRHRGMERGDAERRVAAQASDEERLALADLVVDATGSPADTIRSADEVWDRIVAFQPE